GAAACGCGCGATGAATTAAAAGTCATCACTTTGTTTCACGTTATCGGATTGGCACTTGAGATCTTCAAGGTACACATGGGGTCTTGGTCCTATCCCGAGGAAGGCTACTCCAAGCTTTTTGGGGTGCCATTATACAGCGGGTTTATGTATGCAAGTGTCGCGAGTTATCTTTGCCAGGCTTGGAGAAGAATGAATGTGGAGCTTGTTGACTGGCCTCCTTTTTGGGCTGTGGTATCGCTCGCAGCAGCCATTTATTTGAACTTTTTCACTCATCATTATTGGATCGATATTCGTTGGTGGTTATCTACTTTAGTCATTATTCTGTTTTGGAAGTCTTGGGTACGGTATGAAGTTGGTGAAAAGAGTTACCGTATGCCCATCGCCCTTTCATTTGTCCTTATCGGATTTTTTATTTGGATCGCTGAAAATATCGCAACTTTCTTTGGAGCTTGGGAATATCCGAATCAAACAGAGGCTTGGAGTCTTGTCCATTTAGGAAAGGTCAGCTCTTGGTTATTGCTCGTAATTGTCAGTTTTCTTATAGTGGCAACCTTGAAGCGTGTGAAGGGGAAAGGTTCAAATAACTTAAATAATCAAATAGCACTCCATAAATAAAAACCTTGGCATGCAAGCACGCCAAGGTTTTTTTATAACTAAATGTTACCCAATTGAACCTTCCATCTCGAACTTGATCAGACGGTTCATTTCTACTGCGTATTCCATTGGTAGTTCTTTTGTGAATGGCTCGATGAAGCCCATTACGATCATTTCTGTTGCTTCTTCTTCAGATAAGCCACGGCTCATAAGATAGAACAGTTGCTCTTCGGATACTTTGGAAACCTTTGCTTCGTGCTCAAGAGAAACGTTGTCGTTGAACACTTCGTTGTAAGGGATCGTATCAGAAGTAGACTGATTATCCATAATTAGTGTGTCACACTCAATGTTAGAGCGTGCGCCAGAAGCTTTTTTACCAAAGTGTACGATTCCACGGTATGTTACTTTACCACCTTGCTTGGAGATGGATTTAGAAACGATAGTGGAAGACGTGTTTGGTGCAAGGTGAATCATTTTCGCCCCTGCATCCTGGTGCTGGCCTTTACCTGCTAATGCGATGGAAAGAGTCATACCACGAGCGCCTTCACCTTTAAGGATAACCGCCGGGTATTTCATCGTTAACTTGGAACCAATATTCCCGTCAATCCACTCCATCGTTGCATTCGCTTCACACACTGCACGTTTCGTAACTAGGTTGTAAACGTTGTTCGCCCAGTTTTGAATCGTCGTGTAACGGCAGTAAGCATCCTTCTTGATGATGATTTCAACTACCGCACTGTGAAGAGAGTTTGTTGTGTAAACAGGTGCAGTACAGCCTTCAACATAGTGTACATGTGCGCCTTCGTCTACGATGATAAGCGTACGCTCGAATTGACCCATGTTCTCAGAGTTGATTCGGAAGTATGCTTGTAGTGGAGTTTCCACTTTAACACCTTTTGGAACATAGATGAAAGATCCACCAGACCATACTGCAGAGTTCAATGCTGAGAACTTGTTGTCAGTTGGCGGGATTACTTTTGCAAAATGCTCACGGAAGATGTCTTCGTTTTCTTTTAATGCTGTGTCTGTGTCTTTGAACACTACACCAAGATCTTCTAAGTCTTCTTGCATGTTGTGGTATACAACCTCAGATTCATACTGAGCAGATACCCCTGCAAGATATTTTTGTTCTGCTTCAGGAATACCTAATTTGTCAAACGTCTGTTTGATTTCTTCAGGTACTTCATCCCAAGAACGCTCAGACTTCTCAGAAGGTTTTACGTAGTACGTAATTTCATCAAAGTTCAAGCTGTTTAAATCGCCGCCCCATTGTGGCATTGGCATGTTATAGAAATGTTCTAATGATTTAAGACGGAAATCCAGCATCCATTGAGGCTCTTCCTTCATACGAGAGATTTCTTCAACGATCTCTTTCGTAAGACCACGGCCGGAACGGAAAATGGAAACGTCTTTGTCCTTAAAACCATACTTGTAATCGCCGATTTCAGGCATTTTTTTAGCCATTTTATTCCCTCCATTCAAGAGGTGAGCAACAGTGCGGCGTATATTGCCGCACTATCACTCCCTATCTTGCCTTGCTTATTCCGATTTGACTCCCTTTTCCATGGCTTTCCATGCAAGAGTGGCACATTTGATACGTGCCGGGAATTTTGCCACACCTTGAAGTGCTTCGAGATCCCCTAAGTCCATCGCTTCGTCGTCATATTCTTTGCCTAACATAATATCATAAAAGATCTGAGATAGCTCGAGCGCTTTTTCCACTTCTAACCCTTTTACTGCTTGGGTCATCATGGATGCAGATGCCATGGAAATGGAACATCCTTCGCCATCAAACTTTGCATCCGCTACTTTTCCATCTTCCACTTGAAGTGTCAAATGGATGCGGTCACCGCACGTAGGGTTATTCATGTCGACAGTGATGCTATCAGACTCGATTGTACCTTTGTTGCGCGGATTTTTATAATGATCCATAATCACTTGACGATAGAGAGTATCTAAATTATTAAAAGACATTACTAAAGTACTCCTTTGTTTTCACTAATGATGCTACTAGCTTATCAATTTCTTCCTCTGTGTTGTACAGGTAAAAACTAGCACGTGCAGTGGAAGAAACGTTTAGATACTTCATTAATGGCTGTGCACAGTGATGTCCCGCACGAACAGCAATTCCTTCAGCATCCAGCACTGTAGCTACATCATGTGGATGTACGTCGTCTATATTGAATGTAACAAGTCCTGCTCTTTTTTGTGGACCGTAAATGGTGATTCCTTCGATTTCGGACATGCGGTTCATCGCATAATCTGCAAGTTTATGTTCATGGGCAAGGATATTGTCCATTCCCACCTGCTCCAGGAAGTCAATTGCTGCGCCAAGTCCGATCGCACCCGCAATAATTGGGGTACCACCTTCAAACTTCCACGGCAGCTCCTTCCAAGTGGATTCCTGCAGTCCGACAAAGTCGATCATTTCCCCACCAAACTCAATAGGTTCCATGTTCTCAAGCAGGTGTTTTTTCCCGTATAGAGCTCCAATTCCCGTTGGAGCACCCATTTTATGACCAGAAAGTGCGAAGAAGTCGCAGTCTAAATCTTGTACGTCCACTTTCATGTGTGGAGTACTTTGGGCACCGTCGACCACCATGATTGCCCCATTTTTATGGGCAATTTCAGCGATCTCCTTGATCGGGTTGATGGTTCCTAATACGTTAGAAATCTGCATGATGGAAACAATTTTCGTGTTTTCCGTGATGGTAGCTTCCACATCTGATAAGGACAGGCTTCCGTCCTCTGTCAGCGGGATATATTTTAAAGTAGCGCCAGTGGCTTTTGCCGCCTGTTGCCATGGAATGATATTACTATGATGCTCCATGTAGGTGATAACTATTTCGTCGCCTTCCGTTAGGTTAGTGCGTGCATAGCTGCCAGCTACAAGATTCAGAGCGGTCGTTGTTCCACGAGTGAAGACTATCTCTTCCCTGTGGGCTGCGTTGATAAAATTCTTTACTTTATCGCGTGCACCTTCATAACCGTCTGTCGCTCTCGTACCCAAAGTATGAACTCCTCGATGAACATTGGAGTTATACCCTTTATAGTACTTCTCCAACGCCTCAATTACCGCTAGCGGCTTTTGAGATGTAGCAGCACTATCCAGATACACAAGCGGATTTCCATTGACCTCTTGATGCAAAATCGGAAACTGCTGACGTATCTCCTGGATATTCATTACTTCACTTTCCTTTCAATTACATCAATCAACTGGTTTTTAACCGACTCGATTGGCAATTGATTTACTACAGGAGCCAAGAATCCGTGGATTACTAAGCGCTCTGCTTCCTTCTTGGAAATTCCGCGGCTCATTAAGTAGTAAAGCTGAAGTGGATCAATGCGGCCAGCTGATGCTGCGTGGCCTGCCGTTACATCATCTTCATCAATTAGAAGAATCGGGTTTGCGTCTCCACGAGCTTTTTCACTAAGCATTAACACGCGAGATTCCTGTTCGGCATTAGACTTGGATGCACCATGCTCAATTTTACCGATACCGTTAAATACAGAGCTAGCGCTGTCTTTCATCACGCCGTGCTTAAGGATTTGACCGTCAGAGTTTTTACCAAAATGTACAACTTTCGTCGTAAAGTTTTGCTTTTGCTCTCCACGTCCAACCACTACTGTTTTTGTATCTCCAACAGAGCCGTCACCCATAAGGTTTGTTACGTTTTCTGAAATAGTGTCGCCATCATTCATCAGACCTAATGCCCACTCAAGAGTCGCGTCACGTCCAACTACTCCGCGGCGGTTAACGTAAGTTGTGACACCTTTTCCAAGGTTGTCTACAGCGCCGTATTGCACTTTAGAGTTTCCGTTAGCGATAACTTCTGTCACGATGTTGAAGATGGAACCATCCCCATCATTATTGGACAGATAGTTCTCTACATAAGTAACCGCACTATTGTCTTCTGCAACGATTAGTACATGGTTAAACACTGCTTCTGCTTGGTCTTGAAGGTAGATCGCTTGGATCGGCTCTTCAATGACAACGTTCTTAGGAACATAAAGGAATGCTCCGCCGTTCATTAATGCAGCGTGTAAAGCGGACAGCTTATGCTCATCAACTTTAACACCATCTTGCATGAAGTACTTTTTCACAAGGTCACTGTGCTCTTTTGCAGCAGTGATGATATCTGTGAAGATAACGCCTTGTGCTTTTAGTTCTTCTTTAAGAGTAGATACCACTGGTGTGTTATCCACTTGAACATATATATTTTCTCCATCTACTAACGCCTTTACCTCTTGAGGCAATTGGTCCACAGAAGTAATGGAAGTTTCTACAGTGTGCTTCTGGAAGTTTGTAAAATTCCAGTTTGTAATCTTCGTCTTATCAGGCTTAGGTAATGGCAGCTCTTCTGCCAAGGAATAAGCTTGTAAGCGAAGATCTAACAGCCACTGAGGCTCCCCTGACTCTTTGGAGTAGTTAGTAAGGTAGTCTTGATCAAACGGTAATTTCGTCTCTAACGTCATGATAATCCTCCTTGCTTACGCTTCTTGACCGACTGTTTCGTCTTCGATACCTAGTTCTTGCTTAATCCAATCATAACCTTCTGCCTCTAAACGTTGTGCTAATTCCTTGCCACCGGACTTCACGATGCGGCCTTGCATCATTACGTGAACGTGGTCAGGAGTGATGTAATTCAATAAACGTTGGTAGTGAGTGATGATAAGGCAACCGAAGTCGTCTCCACGCATTTCATTGATTCCTTTAGAAACTACTTTCAATGCATCGATATCAAGACCAGAGTCAATCTCATCAAGGATCGCAATCTTAGGCTCGATCATCATCAATTGAAGAATTTCGTTACGCTTCTTTTCCCCACCGGAGAAACCTTCGTTTAAGTAACGCTGTGCCATTGCTTGATCCATTTCCAAGAAATCCATGTTTTTGTCCATTTTACGGATGAATTTCATTAGGGAGATCTCATCGCCCTCTTCACGGCGAGCGTTGATAGCAGAACGCAAGAAGTCCGCGTTTGTTACACCACTGATCTCACTTGGGTATTGCATTGCAAGGAATAAGCCTACTTGCGCGCGCTCATCCACTTCCATTTCAAGAACATCTTCCCCATCAAATGTGATGCTTCCGCTTGTTACTTCATATTTAGGGTGTCCCATGATTGCAGAAGAAAGCGTTGACTTTCCTGTTCCGTTAGGACCCATGATTGCGTGAATCTCTCCGCCTTTTACTTCAAGATTTACACCCTTTAAAATCTCTTTATCATTAATGGATACATGTAAATCTTTAATCGTTAACGTTGAACCCATAACTGTAACCTCCAATGTTCTTGTGTTCCTATATGAAAACACATTCTTGTTTTAATTCTCATTTTATTCTCATTACAATCTTATAACAAATAGAAAGTGATAGCAACCTTTTCCGCCTTGTGTAAGATACCCTCAAATTATAACGAATATAAGGGGGGAAAGTCGAATTTTCTAAGGAAAATTATTTAATTTAACTCCCGGTTAATTTCCGTTCCAGTTATTCGCTTTCCGCGGGGCGGTGCTTAAGCCTCCTCACAACGCTTCAGGGGTCTCAACCTACCGCTACCTCCCGCCGGAGTCTCATAACTTGCACTACAATTAACCGGGGATATCTAATAAACAACAAAAAGGGTCTGCGTTATTCTCATTTGGTAGAGAATAACACGAACCCTTTTCTTCTATATTATATGGTCAACCTGTCAGTTTGCTGCTGTTTCAGGTTTTATGGGCGGAAATTACGGTCTACTTCTTCAACAATCTTCAAGCTTCTTTGGTAATCCTTTTCTCGTTTCTGCTCCACTTCTAAGAGTTTTGAGAGCTTATTTGAGTACTCCTCATAACCAAAACCATAAGCTTGATACATTGCCTTCTCCATTTCACCTGTGTACTTTACGTGTACCTGATGGATAATAAACCATTCCCTTCCTATTTATAAGTGTTGATTTTTCGTACCAGTTTTCTGATACCCTCAAAGTATTTGTAGTAAACACCTTATTAATCATAGCAGGGGTGGTTAAATTATCCAAACGAAGTATGGAGCGATTACTGGGGATATTGGTGGTTGTGGGGTAATTAGGGAAGGTGGTTGATAGGAGACTTAGAATTCCTCTTGAATGCTAGGGCGTTCTGGTTGTCCTGATGTAATCGATGCTTTTGGTCTTGTTTTGATGTTAAATCTGGATACTGGTGGTGCATGTTGTGATTGGCAATTAACCTCTGCAGCACAATTGTCCGAACACCCTAGTAAAATAGAAGAAGAATGTCCGAACTGATGTAAAAATTGACCGAACCATTTTAAGCAAGTTTAAAACAGTGACATTTCTTTAGTTTTCATGCAAAATCCCCACAAAAATCATGTAAAAACCTTTTTCAAATAAAAAAGCCCAACCCCAAAAGGTCAGACTCTCCACTAATCAATGCTTCAATTCTTCAATTCATTAAAATCACTAATACAAGACTGCACCAACGTCACGGATTGGCTCATTGCCGCGCCGCCTCCAAATGCCGCTGTCACGCCACAAACTTCCAGGATTTCCTGCTCTGTTGCACCTTGATCTAAGCAACCTTTTGTGTGATAAACAATGCAATATTCATCTTGGGAATACACACTCACACCAAGAGCAATCAATTGTTTCTGCTTTTTATCGAGTACGCCTTCTTTAAAACAAGCTTCTGTAAACTCGTTGTAGTGATGCGCAAGCTCTGGCATTTTTTCAGAAAATACACCTAGTCCTACTTTATAATCATGAAGTGCTGCTTCTGCATAATTTTTCGGCTCGTAATGTTGTTCCATTGAAGACAACTCCCATCCTTATTTTTCACAAAGTTAGTATTTGTTTAGGTGGGAGGTTCGTATTCAATTATTACAAAAAAAAATAACTCCGAACCATAAATATAGTCCGGAGTTATTTATTCAAATCTTATTCTTCATCAGATGCCTTTGCAGGAAGCACAGATCCTTTGTATTCTTCTTCAATGAATGCTTTGATTTCATCAGATTGAAGCACTTCTACCAATGCTTTGATCTGTTCATTATCTTTATCTTCTTCACGAACAACGATAAGGTTTACGTAAGGATTGTTTTCGCCAGATTCCAAAGCAATTGCTTCTTTTTCCGGATCGATATCAGCGCCAAGTGCATAGTTACCGTTAATCAGTACTGCATCTCCGTCGCCGTTCAAGTATGCTTGCGGTAAGAATGCCGCTTCAAACTGAGTATTGAACTCAAGATTCTTAGGGTTCTCTTCAATATCATCTACAGATGCAGATGTAACTTCTACACCTTCTTTTAACGTAATTAGTCCTTTTTCTTCAAGCATTGCAAGGATACGGCCATGATCGGCAACGGAGTTACTCATTAAGATTTCTGCACCCTCAGGTAGTTCTTCTAGGCTGTCATACTCTTGGGAGTACACACCGATCGGTTCAATGTGAACGCCACCTGCACTTACAAATTCGTAATCATTTTCTTCGATTTGGCTTTTCAAGTATGGCTCATGTTGGAAGAAGTTCGCATCAATGTCTTTATCACGTAACGCTTGGTTCGGTATGATGTAATCTGTATACGTTTGAATGTCTAATTCAATACCCTGTTCTTCTAATAAAGTTTTTGCTTCTTCAAGGATTTCTGCATGAGGTACATTTGATGCACCTATAACCAGCTTACCTTCCTCGATTCCTTTTTCACCGCCGCCACATGCAGCAAGTACTAGCACTAATAATGACATTACAGCGAAACTTAAAACCTTTTTCATAATTTAGTCCCCTCTTTCTTATCGTTTGTCTAGTTTGTTGGTTATTAAATCTCCAATAAATTGGATGATAAATACAATGATTAAGATGATGACTGTACATACAAGTGTTACTTCCCAATTGTTACGCTGGAAACCATCTAAAAATGCAAGGTTACCCAACCCACCTGCACCGATGATTCCTGCCATTGCTGTGTAACTTACAATAGCAATTGCCGTGACCGTTATACCGGAAACCAATGCTGGCATCGATTCCGGAATCAATACTTTCCAGATGATTTCTGAAGTTTTTGCGCCCATGGAACGCGCTGCTTCAATGACACCTTTGTCGATTTCACGTAATGCAATTTCCACCATTCTTGCGTAGAAGGGTGCTGCTCCTATGATCAGAGCTGGCAATGCCGCGTTGGCACCAATAATTGTATCCATAATGAACCTTGTAAAAGGAATAAGTAAAAATATTAAAATGACAAATGGGATCGAACGGAAGATATTAACAAAAGCAGCAACCAATCCATTAACTAATCGGCTTTCCCATATGTTTCCCTTAGCTGTTAAAAACAATAATAGTCCTAAAACAATTCCTAAAATGAACGTAGCGACAACCGATATACTGCTCATATAAAGAGTTTCTAAGGTTGCTTCCCACATCTTGTCCCAATTAACTCTCTCAAGCATGTGTCATCACCTCCAACTCCACTTGCTGCTCACGGATAAATCTCAATGCCTCTTGAACTTGCGTTTCTTCGCCATCGAGGTGCACAAATAGTGTGCCATATGCTCCATTTTGAGTCTGCGAGATTTTCCCTTGAAGAATGTTCACTTCAATTGGAAATCTGCGAATTAAATTCGTAATTAATGGCTGTTCTGCCGAAGTCCCTACAAATGTTAGTTGAATTACTTTTCCTTGTGGGAATTCAGCCAACAAGTGCTCCACTGTTTCTTGCGTATCTTCTGGTTCTGTCACCTGTTTTACGAATCGTTTTGTAATTGGCTGTTCTGGCTTTCGGAAGACATTTAGTACATCTCCCTGCTCCACAACCTTACCATTTTCCATCACCGCTACTCGATGACAGATTTTCCGGATAACATGCATTTCATGTGTGATTAGTACGATAGTAAGAGATAAACGCTTATTAATATCGACTAAGAGGTCTAAGATTGAATCTGTAGTCTGTGGATCCAATGCAGAAGTAGCTTCATCACACAAAAGAACTTTAGGATTATTTGCAAGTGCTCTTGCTATTCCGACACGTTGCTTTTGTCCGCCGCTTAGTTGAGATGGATAGGAGTCTCCTCTTCCCTCTAATCCTACAAGCTTGATGAGTTCATCCACTCGCTTGTTTCGCTCTGACCTGCTCACTCCCGCAATCTCAAGTGGAAATGCGATATTTTCTTTTACTGTTCTTGACCATAAAAGATTGAAATGCTGGAAGATCATACTGATTTCCTGGCGTGCTTCTCTCAGTTCCTTGCCCTTAACTTTTGCAAGATTTCTTCCTGCTACATCCACCACTCCGTCAGTTGGTGTTTCCAGTCCGTTCAGCATGCGGATCAACGTACTTTTTCCTGCACCACTATACCCGATAACACCGAAAATCTCTCCTTGGTTGATGGATAAATCTATATTATCAACAGCTGTCACTATTCCGTTTTTCGTTTTAAATACTTTTTTTACACCCTGAAGTGAAATCATGTTCGCACCTACCTTCTTACTTTTCCTTGTTTTAGCTTACCCAATTAAGTTTAAACAAACGTTTGTTTAATCCTTGAAAATAAAAAATCCCTTCTGCAACAATGAGCAGAAAGGATTAAATGAGAAAAGTCCTTTCTCTCATCTATCAAAGCAAAATGCTTTGTGTGAATTGGCACCAATTTCAACAATTCCATGTTGACGGTTGCCGGGTTTCATAGGGCACGTCCCTCCACCTCTCTCGATAAGAGATAAACATATATAATTAAAATTAAGTATTTGGGCAATTCGAATTAACGAGTGTTATCGTATCACGGTAATAATTAGCCTGTCAATTAAAAACTTTTTTTCCTTATTTAAAATATCTTTAAAGCATTCTCATCCACGCTAAAATCAGCTGTTTTATTTTGAACGATTTCTCCGTCACACTGCATGACCATGGAGGAACTTGGGCTTATTTTAATGGATGCGCCTCTAAACATCGTGACATTTCGGTGTTTAATATGTCTCCCTCTAAAAGCAAGGGGAAACACAAATAATAACTCCCATCTTCCAATACCAGAAACCACACATATATCCAATTCTCCATCAGTTCCACAGGCATCTGGGCAGATCATGATTCCCCCTCCATAATAAGGGAGGTTGGCTACTGCTATCAGCCAAACATCCTGAAACTTATAAAACTTTTCATCTACTTCAATAGAAACATCAGACGGTTGGTAGGTGAAAAGAACTCTGAAAATATTCAGCACATACGACAAGTCGCCTAAACCTAATTTGTTCAAAAGACGTTTTGACCTTGACCTATTGGTTACTTCTGCAACCTTTCCGTCAAACCCAAGTCCCGCAATTGAAATATAATGCTCTTCTTCTACTTTCGGTACATCTATCAGTTGATAGGAACCCTTTAAGATCCTAGACAATGCACCTTCCACAGCAAAAGGGACTCCAAGGCTTCTTGCCAAGTCATTTCCAGAACCGGCAGGAACAATCCCGAGAGCCACTTTTTTATGAACCAATTTATTTACCACTTCATGAATGGTACCGTCTCCTCCGACTACCACAACAGCATGAATCAAATTCTCATCTATATTTTCTATCAATTCACCTGCATGACCTGCATATTCAGTAAAAGAAACGAGATAAGTTACATTTTTCTCTTCTAAGTACTTCTCCGCTTCTTTCCACATACGAAGTCCTTTTCCGTTGCCAGCCATCTTGTTGACAATAATATGATACACTCTCCTACACCGCCTATAAATTCTCTTTATCTAACTACTTTAATTCGTTATAGGCGAGGACAATTCCTTTAAGATACCTCTTTTCTTTCTGAGCGGTTTACAAGCGTAAATAGGGAATCCATAAGCAAGAAATGTCTGAAGGATCCTTTAAATGCCAAACCTTTCACATCTCTCATCTTCGTTCCGTTCAATAGTTCCAATATTTCTTCTTTTGTTCCTTCTATCACAATATCAGCCACCGTTGCATCTTGCACCAGTTGCATTTGGTTTTTACTTAGTGAAAAAAACGACCTTTCCCCTTGGGTGACTATACAGCAGCGCAGACTGTAGTATGGCAAAATCTCCATGACATGCAACTTACTTTTGGCTTTAAGAAGAAACATTTCCAAGTTCTCTACTACCATTACAAACCAGCCCCCTTTGCTATTAATTTCCCTGTATATCAGCCTAATCCCTGCAATAAAAAAA
This window of the Sutcliffiella horikoshii genome carries:
- a CDS encoding diacylglycerol/lipid kinase family protein — encoded protein: MYHIIVNKMAGNGKGLRMWKEAEKYLEEKNVTYLVSFTEYAGHAGELIENIDENLIHAVVVVGGDGTIHEVVNKLVHKKVALGIVPAGSGNDLARSLGVPFAVEGALSRILKGSYQLIDVPKVEEEHYISIAGLGFDGKVAEVTNRSRSKRLLNKLGLGDLSYVLNIFRVLFTYQPSDVSIEVDEKFYKFQDVWLIAVANLPYYGGGIMICPDACGTDGELDICVVSGIGRWELLFVFPLAFRGRHIKHRNVTMFRGASIKISPSSSMVMQCDGEIVQNKTADFSVDENALKIF
- the sufU gene encoding Fe-S cluster assembly sulfur transfer protein SufU; translated protein: MSFNNLDTLYRQVIMDHYKNPRNKGTIESDSITVDMNNPTCGDRIHLTLQVEDGKVADAKFDGEGCSISMASASMMTQAVKGLEVEKALELSQIFYDIMLGKEYDDEAMDLGDLEALQGVAKFPARIKCATLAWKAMEKGVKSE
- a CDS encoding methionine ABC transporter permease, translating into MLERVNWDKMWEATLETLYMSSISVVATFILGIVLGLLLFLTAKGNIWESRLVNGLVAAFVNIFRSIPFVILIFLLIPFTRFIMDTIIGANAALPALIIGAAPFYARMVEIALREIDKGVIEAARSMGAKTSEIIWKVLIPESMPALVSGITVTAIAIVSYTAMAGIIGAGGLGNLAFLDGFQRNNWEVTLVCTVIILIIVFIIQFIGDLITNKLDKR
- the sufC gene encoding Fe-S cluster assembly ATPase SufC, with translation MGSTLTIKDLHVSINDKEILKGVNLEVKGGEIHAIMGPNGTGKSTLSSAIMGHPKYEVTSGSITFDGEDVLEMEVDERAQVGLFLAMQYPSEISGVTNADFLRSAINARREEGDEISLMKFIRKMDKNMDFLEMDQAMAQRYLNEGFSGGEKKRNEILQLMMIEPKIAILDEIDSGLDIDALKVVSKGINEMRGDDFGCLIITHYQRLLNYITPDHVHVMMQGRIVKSGGKELAQRLEAEGYDWIKQELGIEDETVGQEA
- a CDS encoding carboxymuconolactone decarboxylase family protein, with the translated sequence MEQHYEPKNYAEAALHDYKVGLGVFSEKMPELAHHYNEFTEACFKEGVLDKKQKQLIALGVSVYSQDEYCIVYHTKGCLDQGATEQEILEVCGVTAAFGGGAAMSQSVTLVQSCISDFNELKN
- a CDS encoding MetQ/NlpA family ABC transporter substrate-binding protein, producing MKKVLSFAVMSLLVLVLAACGGGEKGIEEGKLVIGASNVPHAEILEEAKTLLEEQGIELDIQTYTDYIIPNQALRDKDIDANFFQHEPYLKSQIEENDYEFVSAGGVHIEPIGVYSQEYDSLEELPEGAEILMSNSVADHGRILAMLEEKGLITLKEGVEVTSASVDDIEENPKNLEFNTQFEAAFLPQAYLNGDGDAVLINGNYALGADIDPEKEAIALESGENNPYVNLIVVREEDKDNEQIKALVEVLQSDEIKAFIEEEYKGSVLPAKASDEE
- a CDS encoding methionine ABC transporter ATP-binding protein gives rise to the protein MISLQGVKKVFKTKNGIVTAVDNIDLSINQGEIFGVIGYSGAGKSTLIRMLNGLETPTDGVVDVAGRNLAKVKGKELREARQEISMIFQHFNLLWSRTVKENIAFPLEIAGVSRSERNKRVDELIKLVGLEGRGDSYPSQLSGGQKQRVGIARALANNPKVLLCDEATSALDPQTTDSILDLLVDINKRLSLTIVLITHEMHVIRKICHRVAVMENGKVVEQGDVLNVFRKPEQPITKRFVKQVTEPEDTQETVEHLLAEFPQGKVIQLTFVGTSAEQPLITNLIRRFPIEVNILQGKISQTQNGAYGTLFVHLDGEETQVQEALRFIREQQVELEVMTHA
- the sufB gene encoding Fe-S cluster assembly protein SufB, with amino-acid sequence MAKKMPEIGDYKYGFKDKDVSIFRSGRGLTKEIVEEISRMKEEPQWMLDFRLKSLEHFYNMPMPQWGGDLNSLNFDEITYYVKPSEKSERSWDEVPEEIKQTFDKLGIPEAEQKYLAGVSAQYESEVVYHNMQEDLEDLGVVFKDTDTALKENEDIFREHFAKVIPPTDNKFSALNSAVWSGGSFIYVPKGVKVETPLQAYFRINSENMGQFERTLIIVDEGAHVHYVEGCTAPVYTTNSLHSAVVEIIIKKDAYCRYTTIQNWANNVYNLVTKRAVCEANATMEWIDGNIGSKLTMKYPAVILKGEGARGMTLSIALAGKGQHQDAGAKMIHLAPNTSSTIVSKSISKQGGKVTYRGIVHFGKKASGARSNIECDTLIMDNQSTSDTIPYNEVFNDNVSLEHEAKVSKVSEEQLFYLMSRGLSEEEATEMIVMGFIEPFTKELPMEYAVEMNRLIKFEMEGSIG
- a CDS encoding cysteine desulfurase; translated protein: MNIQEIRQQFPILHQEVNGNPLVYLDSAATSQKPLAVIEALEKYYKGYNSNVHRGVHTLGTRATDGYEGARDKVKNFINAAHREEIVFTRGTTTALNLVAGSYARTNLTEGDEIVITYMEHHSNIIPWQQAAKATGATLKYIPLTEDGSLSLSDVEATITENTKIVSIMQISNVLGTINPIKEIAEIAHKNGAIMVVDGAQSTPHMKVDVQDLDCDFFALSGHKMGAPTGIGALYGKKHLLENMEPIEFGGEMIDFVGLQESTWKELPWKFEGGTPIIAGAIGLGAAIDFLEQVGMDNILAHEHKLADYAMNRMSEIEGITIYGPQKRAGLVTFNIDDVHPHDVATVLDAEGIAVRAGHHCAQPLMKYLNVSSTARASFYLYNTEEEIDKLVASLVKTKEYFSNVF
- a CDS encoding DUF817 domain-containing protein; the protein is MEIGSGKKKNEWSIFGAFKQLVRFGWQQALSCVFPVVIFASLGITQVIPLPFLPRYDWLLVICILMQWWMLRSGLETRDELKVITLFHVIGLALEIFKVHMGSWSYPEEGYSKLFGVPLYSGFMYASVASYLCQAWRRMNVELVDWPPFWAVVSLAAAIYLNFFTHHYWIDIRWWLSTLVIILFWKSWVRYEVGEKSYRMPIALSFVLIGFFIWIAENIATFFGAWEYPNQTEAWSLVHLGKVSSWLLLVIVSFLIVATLKRVKGKGSNNLNNQIALHK
- the sufD gene encoding Fe-S cluster assembly protein SufD, with the translated sequence MTLETKLPFDQDYLTNYSKESGEPQWLLDLRLQAYSLAEELPLPKPDKTKITNWNFTNFQKHTVETSITSVDQLPQEVKALVDGENIYVQVDNTPVVSTLKEELKAQGVIFTDIITAAKEHSDLVKKYFMQDGVKVDEHKLSALHAALMNGGAFLYVPKNVVIEEPIQAIYLQDQAEAVFNHVLIVAEDNSAVTYVENYLSNNDGDGSIFNIVTEVIANGNSKVQYGAVDNLGKGVTTYVNRRGVVGRDATLEWALGLMNDGDTISENVTNLMGDGSVGDTKTVVVGRGEQKQNFTTKVVHFGKNSDGQILKHGVMKDSASSVFNGIGKIEHGASKSNAEQESRVLMLSEKARGDANPILLIDEDDVTAGHAASAGRIDPLQLYYLMSRGISKKEAERLVIHGFLAPVVNQLPIESVKNQLIDVIERKVK